Part of the Arvicanthis niloticus isolate mArvNil1 chromosome 2, mArvNil1.pat.X, whole genome shotgun sequence genome, TCGTTGACACACAGGCCGCCGTCGCGGTTGACGTCGAGTGTTTGAAAGAGGCTCCACAGGCGCAGCTGGTGGTCCGGGCCGCCACAGACGGCGCCGCCGCACGGGTCCCCTACAGAAACCGGCGACGAGGCGGACGACGAGGCGGTGGCGGTGGCGTCCGGCGGCGAGGAGGCCACGCAGCGGCACAACACACTGCTCACCATCGGGCGCGAGGCGGGGGCGCCGGACGCGGGGCTGAAGGCGGCAGGAGAGCGACGCGAGCGCGGAAACACGCCGGCTTTCCACAGCAAGCGCGGGCTCCCAGAAGCCGGCCGACTGGAGGGAGGGGCCGCTTCCGGGAGCCCCGCCCAGCGGCGCGCGGAGGCGCTGGCCGCGCCCTCTGGCGCACTGCGGACCAATCACAGGCCGGGATGTCGGTTCCGGAATCAATGAGAGGGCGGGGCCACCGTGCCAGCTGGAAGTCGATTCAAACTGAGGGAGTCGGGGATTGGTTGAAGCCGGGTAATAGGCAAGCTGAAAGCCTTGTGTCCAATTCCCATTCAGAAGCTCTATTTAGACTGCGGAATGATGAGGCTGAGAGGAGCGTTTGTGTACGAAGAGATCATAGCTATCCGTGGAAATGAAATGTGTATGAGGGCAACTGTGGACTGAAGTTAGAAGACACAAAGCACcattgaataaaatgaaaatttaatgggCTGACGACTCAAGACCGAAAACACGAATCAAAGTCAGGAGGCTAAGCTTTAGTAGTCTCCTAAACTGCCAATAAAACAGCTGAATTTCACAACGTAATAGTCGCGATACAGACAACTGAACGACAGTCGGATTTTCCAATGGAAGTGAATAATGTCCATGTGGGCGGACATCCTGAAGTGACAGACACGCCTTTAGACCAATGACCAGGCCAGTTCAAGCAAAGAGGTGTGTCCTCTGAGAGGAATGGCAGGCCTGGAGAGCCAGTGATCGGCGAGATATTTGAGCCACGCCAAACCTGGAGGGCGGGGCTTCTCAGGGATGTGCCGAGGGGCGGGAAGAAGGGAAGTGGGCGGATCTCCGCACACCCCAGCGGAAGAGGCAGATTCAGGAAGCCATTACGCAGCTGGCTGGCGGCGGTCGGGCTGGTCAGCGCTGGGCCCTACGCACTTTGCGTAGTGAGGGGGGTTACTTAAGGCCTGGTACTTGGCCTTGTACAAGCCTGCCTGTCCCcctaaagggggtgggggtgagagagAGGCGAGGCTgcaaaagaagggaagagaaattgGGGCTGTTAAGAGCattatcatttctttaaaaagagaggaaaggggaggccATGGCTGTCCCAgccaagaagaggaagatgaactTTTCAGAGCGGGAGGTGGAGATCATCGTGGAGGAACTGGAACTGAAGAAGCACCTGCTGGTGAACCACTTCAATGCTGGGGTTCCTCTGGCTGCCAAGAGTGCGGCCTGGCATGGCATCCTGAAAAGGGTCAACGCTGTGGCCACCTGCCGTAGGGAGCTGCCCGAAGTCAAGAAAAAGTGGTCCGACCTCAAGACCGAGGTCCGTCGTAAGGTGGCCCAAGTCCGAGCTGCTGTAGAAGGTGGTGAAGCTCCAGGGCCCACAGAAGAAGATGGAGCTGGTGGACCCGGGACAGGCAGTGGCAGTGGTGGCAATGGCACAGCCATAGCTCCGGTACTGCTGACCCCAATGCAACAGAGGATCTGCAACCTGTTGGGTGAGGCCACCATCATCAGCCTACCCAGTACCACAGAGATCCATCCCGTGGCCCTCGGACCCACAGCCACTACAGCCGCAGCCACGGTCACCCTGACACAGAGTGAGTGAGCTCTCCCGCTCAGTTCAGCTGCATAAATGGGACGGGCCAGCAAGTGCTGGGGCAGCCTGGGGCAAATTGGCTGTCAAGGGTCAAAAGTCAGATGGTGATCTTGGAAAGACCATGAGGCCTTCCAAGAACTCCCCAGACTGAAGTGATCTTGTTCTTTTAGGGTCTTCCTCAGCATCTGGATAGCTGGATGCCCATGACTTCCACTTGCTGACATATGTAGTGTTGAAGACAGAGACTGTGTAGCCCCACAGGACTTAGGACCTCATATTAATAGGCAGCCAGGATATACTTGTTGAATGACTAACTAGGACTAATACTGCCCAAGTGAGACATCCATTCTGTGCAAAGATGTTCTGGGTTTTCAGTATACAAAAACACAACAGGCACTTCTCAGGAGCTCCGTGATCAAGCCATTTATGCTGGGCACCAGAAATACCAAAATATTTAACATTCCCTAGAGgctagagagagagctcagtggtaaagtcCTTGCTTAGCACTGCAAAAAAGTTAAAACTATAGGCCAATTATATTCTACTAGGGCAGATGATATAGCTTTACTATGAAATGGGAAACCCAAGGACTCGTAAGAGGAAAGGGATTTCCTGGTGTGAGAGGAACACAGGCTTAATGGTATCGAGAAGAAGGGAACtaggaggtggaggtgcatactAGTAAACCTAGCATTCAAGAGGTGAACCCCTAGGGCTCAATAACCAGCAAGTCTCACCTATTTAGAGAATTCTAGGCCAGTAAAGGGACTCTGCTGAGGAATGACTGAGGAATAATCCCCCTccatatgtacacaaacacactagtgtgcacacatgtatacctgtatatacatgaacatatgtacacagtttttttaaaaaataagatttacaTCTCCCACATACATAAAGGCCCAAACAACGAATGTCCCTCCAGAGGTTGTCTTTGATGAATGATAACAGAACAAGCTGGTCGGGTTTTGTGTTTGAAATAAGGATGTGTGCCCACACCTCTGAATTCTGCTCAGTCATGATGGGCTTTGAACTGGATCAACCAGACTCTCAATGGTGTATGGGTATGTGCTCTCACCTACATATTTCTTCAGTCCATGTGAAGTCAGAAGAGGATGAAAAGCACTGGTCTAAATCAGGTACTGTTCTAAAACAGCATCTGCAAGGATGTTCAGGTATGTTAAGGACCAATGTGAGTAAGAAGGCAGGTGGACATTTTTCTGGACATGTAAGCTTCTATGGCTCTCATCCTTCTTTGATTGGTCACACAGATGGGATAGAATAGGCTCAAAGCAGCCCAGTGGTTCTGTTGTCATCTCTGAAACTGAAGAGGACAATGTCTGCCTCTTGTCATTTGGAAGATTCATTGAGCTGATAAGTACAGAGTGGTATGCAAATCTTCCGATGTGGCATTCTGTATCAGTATTAGgatttgctgttctttttttttttttaatgatttatttatttatatatatgaatacactggagctgtcttgagacacaccagaagagggcattggatcccgttacagatggttgtgagccaccatgtggttgctgggaattgaactcaggacctctggaagagcagtcagtgctcttaaccgctgagccatctctctagcccaaggaTTTGCTGTTCTAATGCTGCCATTCTTGTTGGCATCTCTGCATTTGTCAAATCTGGTAGAGTAAAATCCTGAAACCTGGTTGGAGAAGTATCTTGGTGGTAAAACATACGCTTAGCATATaaaaggtcctgggttctatcccagCCTTGAGGGACAAAGAGAGCTGAACCTCTCAGATTCTGTGTCTTTATGTGAATACAGCCAGGGGAAGCCTGAATTCCCTTTGCCCCCTGCTGCACAGGGTTTTGTGGCCTCCTCCCCATGTTGCAGTCTCAGCAACTTTCCTTCCAAAAGGTGACCCACAtctgcttttgttctttcttcccgGCAGTCCCCACTGAGACCACCTACCACACGCTGGAGGAGGGAGTGGTGGAGTACTGCACTGCTGAGGCCCCTCAGCCCTTGCCGACAGAGGCCCCGGTGGAGATGATAGCCCAGCCTGCAGACACATCTGTCAAACCACAGGCACTTAAGAGCCGCATTGCCCTCAATTCAGCCAAGTTGATCCAGGAGCAGCGGGTCACCAACCTTCACATAAAGGAGATCGCTCAGCACCTGGAGCAACAGAATGACCTGCTACAGATGATCCGGCGTTCTCAGGAGGTGCAGGCCTGTGCCCAGGAGCGGCAGGCCCAGGCCATGGAGGGCACCCAGGCAGCCCTGAGTGTCCTTATCCAGGTCCTCCGGCCCATGATTAAAGATTTCCGTCGCTACCTACAGAGTAACACACCCAACCCAGTCTCAGCCCCTGACCCTGGACAGGTGGCCCAGAATGGGCAGCCAGACAGCATTATCCAGTGAGGGCAGGGGTCAAGCCAGTACTCTGCTTGTGATTGAAGGAAACATCTATGGAATTTAAAGTGGTTTCTGGGGCAGCTTTAAGTGGACTGTGTGGATAGCTCCCTCTTGGATAGATACATGGGGTTTGTTAGTCTGAGAAAAATGAAGGAGACTGAGGAAAGGAATTTGCTGGGTTCCTGGATCCCAATATATCTTAATTCAACCTCTGGAGCTGCCTTGCTGAGATTTTAGCTGGGAGCCATATATGCTGGTGATGGGACATGGGTTGACATGATCTATAGCTTGAGACATCACCCACACTCAGTTTAGGACAACTTTAAAGACAAACTGGCTCTCACTGGGGCTACGTCTCAGCACGTGACTGTCAATTAGCTGCCCCACCTCAGGTGCACCACCTTTCTGAGTGCCACCTTGCCAGTGTAGCCGGCAGAAATGCAATAACACCCAAATAAGAATGTCTCCCagcaccactgggaagtcctagTCCTTTCTCCCTCTCACTGTGCCTCCATTCTCAGGGGACTCTCTTGACTGCTGTATGCCACAACCACCCAGGCACAGTTCAGCTCTTGGATATGCCCCGAGATGTATGCAGCTGACCTGGCTCAGGAATGCTTTGTGTGGTGGGTTGGCCACTCTCTAGTCTTCCATGACATCTGTGGGTAGCTAGCTGTTCTATAGTTTGCCCCATCCCCAGACTTCGACACAGGTGGGCTTCCGGTGCTGTCAGTGTTAGAAGGCAAACCCCTGTGGAATCCTGTTTCCTGCTGCAGTGTACTTGAGGTAAAcctctagtttttattttattattatttttctttagaaagtcaCGTCTAGCCAGTTGTATTTATTCTACAGCCGAACCCTTTCTGAGAGGGCTCCAGGCTCTGTGCccacccttcttcctcctctgctggACCACATGTCCAAAATGCAGTGCACATAGAGCCCTGCTCAGCATCCCACCCCAGTACTCCTCTCACTTACTCTGTTCCTCAGTGCCTGGTGCCCTGAAGATGCCCCCGCCCCGCACTGGCTAAGTGAATCCAAAGCAAGGATGGTCCCTGAATGTATGAGGTGGAAGATAGAAAGTGAGCCCTTTGAATCCTGCGCTCTAGCAGGGCATAGCCTCAGAGGGCTGAAGTACATGTTGCCTGGCTTTCCACCTTCTCCCTGAGGCACTTACAAGAGACTCTGCCAGGCAAGGTTTATCTGGATCACTTTCAAACTTGCAATGCTGAGGCCTCAGACTCCCACGTTACTACTCCATTTGCCACATTGCTGCCACATCTGGGACACTCATAACCAGTGACAACAACTCAAAAGTTCCAGATCTTAACCAAGCAAAGAAGCCAAGTTGCCTTTCCAGGCATGGCTACATAAAGACACTTAGCTCCAGTGCTGTCCCAGAAAGAGGTCCCCTGGAGATAGTAAGGTGACTACCCACTGTCTCCTTCTCCAAGGAGGCATGTGCAATGCTAGCTACAGAAAGATGGAATGAGGTGGGGCCCCAGCAGGGTTGCTGCAGGAGCCGCCTAAGGATTTGTGACCCAGTTTGGTTCTTCTCTGAGGTTGGAAATCTGAGCCAATGTTGTATATGTTCCATTTGTGCAGAAAGAGGAAGCTTAGATTACTTAAGCTAACTTGTTCTTCCCAGGTCACAactttaaattaaagaaatatcactttttttaaaaaataaacactctTCTTGTCTTTATTGATCACACATAGCCCCCAGGCTACATCTGGTGTGCcactttgctgttgttgttgttgtttgtttttctgagacagagactCACTATGTCTCCATGACTGGCCTTATAATggctaaagttatgttttaagtttaaattactatgcttaagagatctataaaacaaaatacctCTAATCTGTAag contains:
- the Naif1 gene encoding nuclear apoptosis-inducing factor 1, with the protein product MAVPAKKRKMNFSEREVEIIVEELELKKHLLVNHFNAGVPLAAKSAAWHGILKRVNAVATCRRELPEVKKKWSDLKTEVRRKVAQVRAAVEGGEAPGPTEEDGAGGPGTGSGSGGNGTAIAPVLLTPMQQRICNLLGEATIISLPSTTEIHPVALGPTATTAAATVTLTQIPTETTYHTLEEGVVEYCTAEAPQPLPTEAPVEMIAQPADTSVKPQALKSRIALNSAKLIQEQRVTNLHIKEIAQHLEQQNDLLQMIRRSQEVQACAQERQAQAMEGTQAALSVLIQVLRPMIKDFRRYLQSNTPNPVSAPDPGQVAQNGQPDSIIQ